Below is a window of Hydrogenimonas sp. DNA.
ATCCTGATCCGAGGCGACTACCTTCGCAAAAACCTCGACGAGCTCTATCTCGTAGGCTCTACGGGCGAACCGATATCTCTCACGGAGGTGGTGGAGATCGTAAGAAGCAGCGGCCCGGTCGAGATAAAGCATGAACACGCCAGAAGATTCGTATCTATCCAGACCAATGTTACGGGTACGGACCTTGTCAGTTTCGTTGAGAGTCTCAAAGAGAATATTGCGAACGGCGTCAAGCTTCCGACCGGCTACTCCATTACATACGGCGGGCAGTTCAAAAACCAGCAGGCAACCATGGAGCGCCTTATGATAGTGGTGCCTATAGCACTGGTGCTTATCTTTATGATTCTCTATATGACTTTCAAATCGGTGCTGCAGAGTGCCATCATATTTACGACCATACCTCTTGCGATGGTCGGCGGAATCTTCGGCCTCTACCTCACGGACAGCTACCTTTCCGTCCCGGCTTCCGTAGGGTTCATCGCACTACTCGGTATTGCGGTACTAAACGGTGTAGTTATGATAAGCTACTTCAACGAACTGGCCCAGAGGCTTACGATCGAAAAGACGGTTATAGAGGGTGCGAAGCGGAGGCTCAGGCCGGTCATGATGACCGCTTCGATAGCGGCACTTTCACTCGTGCCGATGCTCTTTGCCACCGGTCCCGGGTCTGAGATACAGAAGCCTCTTGCCATAGTGGTCATCTGCGGTCTAATAACCTCTACCGCTCTGACACTGGTACTGTTGCCGATGCTCTACAGGAGGTTCGTCAAGGACCGAAACGAAACGGCTTAGAGTACATTTTCGATATAATCTTGTCATGTCAAAGGAAAAGCTCGTAACCATTCGCCGCCGTATGCTGAATACGATCGGCATCTTTCTTGTAATAAGCCTGGTGCTGGAGCTGCTTGTGGGTTTTTACCTCAAGCGGCAGGCGCTGACCGAACTGGCTATAGAGGATGCCCGGCACAGCAGTGAACTGGTTTTCGAGAACCTCTATACGAAGATGCAGGAGGGGTGGAGCAAGGAGGATATCAGAAAGATTCTCGAAAGGCTCAATACGATCCGCCCCGGCATGAAAATAGCGACTTATAGAAGCGGGGCCGTAGAGGAGCTTTACGGGCGGATTCCGGAAGATTACGAAAAGGTGAAATCGGACCCTTTGATCCGGGAGGCGCTTCAAGGGCATGAGATAATCCGTATAGACAAAGATAATGCGATACGCTACCTCTACCCGATACGCGTGGAGCAGAGATGCCTTCAGTGCCACCTGAACGCAAAGGCCGGAGATATAAACGGTGTCATAGACATAAGGATGCCTGCACAGCAGATAATCGTTTCACTCGATCAGATGATATTCTACTTCATTCTCACATTGGCACTCTTTCTTCTGCTTTTCTTCGCTTTTTTCTACTGGGTTTTCGACAGTCGGCTGGTGGTTCCGCTTACACAACTCAGTACGGAGATATCCGAAATAAAGGAGGACTCAGAACTTCACAAGAAGATACATATAGAGAGCGACTGCAAAGAGCTGAAGATGCTCGAGAGGTCGTTCAACACCCTTATGTCCAGAATCCGCTTCTATTACGACAAACTTCTCGCTTCACTCTTCATAGATCCTCTTACGAAACTGGGCAACATCTACCGTCTAAAGCAGGATCTCGACGAGAAAAAACCGGCCTCAATGCTGCTTCTCAATATAGACCGCTTCAAGGAGCTGAACGACTACTATGGGTTCGAGCTTGGCGACAAGGTTTTAAGAGATATCGCAGAGAATCTCAAAAAGATCGTACCGGCAAACACAAAACTATACAGAATAGGCGGCAGCGAATTCGCCATTGTCGGCTACGAGCGGTGCGATCCTGAAAAGATCGAAGAGATCATGAGCGAACTGCACCGAATAACGTTTGAGAGCAAAGAGCTCGAAGGGTTGCGCATAACCGTCACAGGCGGAGTCGTGGAGAACCAGACGGAGCGCCTCATAGAAAAGGCATCGGTAGCGTTGAGTGCGGCCAAAAAGAGAAAAAAGGCGTATGAGTACTACAGAAACGCAACGGGGCTTGAAGCCGAATACAAGCGCCACATACGCTGGATGAAAGAGATAGAAGATGCGATCGAAGACAGCAGGATAGTTCCCTATTTTCAGCCTATAGTAAAGGTGGGAGATCCCAAAATAAGAAAATATGAAGTTCTGGTAAGACTGATCGACAAAAACGGCAATACCCACGTACCGGACGAGTTTCTGGAGGTTGCCCAAAACAGCAGACTATATGCAAATATAACCAGGACCATGATAAAAGAGGCGTTTGCCTATTTTAAAGAGTGCAAGTGCAGTTTCTCCCTCAATCTCTCCATGAACGACATAAAAGACGCCCTGTGCAGAGACCATATATACAAAGCGCTGAGAGACTATCCGAGTCCGGAGCGGGTCACTTTCGAGATTCTGGAGTCCGAGGAGATCTCCGACTTCGTGCTCATAAACGAATTCATAGAAAATGTACACCGTTTCGGAGCCAAGATAGCCATAGACGACTTCGGCAGCGGATACTCCAACTTCCACTACCTTCTGAAGATGAAGGTCGACTACTACAAAATAGACGCTTCACTCATAAAGTATCTGGTGACGGATGAAGATTCGAAAATGCTGGTCGAAAGCATCGTCCACTTCGCGAAAAAACTGGGGATAGAGACGATTGCGGAGTATGTGGAGAATGAAGAGATCGCGAAGATGTGCAAAGATCTGGGTATAGACTATCTGCAGGGGTACTACATAGGCAAACCCGGGCCGACAATAAGTGAGTGTCACAGATAGATTTGGGCTCTTTCACGGTCTTTGCAACATCGCCCGGGTCGGCTCAGCCGCTTTCAATCTGTCCTGGCCCTTTTCAGCAGCTGCGCGTTGAGTGCCACTACTACCGTACTGACAGACATCAAAACAGCGCCTACCGCCGGGTCGATAATGATGCCCCAGGGAGCCATGACTCCGGCAGCCAGCGGAATCGCTACAATGTTGTAGCCGCTGGCCCACCAGAGGTTCTGCACCATTTTTCTATAGGTGGCCCGACTCAGTTTTATTGCCGGTACAACGCTGTAGAGGTCGCTTTTCGTCAAGATAATATCGGCGCTCTCAATGGCTATATCGGTACCGGCACCTACGGCTATGCCGATATCCGCGGTGAGCAGTGAAGGTGCGTCGTTTATTCCGTCTCCGACCATAGCGACCGTTTTGCCGTTTTCGCGAATCTCCTTTATGAGCTTGAGCTTTTCATCCGGCAGCAGGTCGGCCTTGTAGTGGTCGAGCCCGCTCTTTTCGGCCACATCTTTGGCAACCGCTTCATTATCTCCGGTGAGCATCCATGTCTCTATGCCGAGTGCCTTTAGTGTTTTGACAGCTTCCACGGATGTTTCACGAATAGTATCTTTCAGGAGTATCACTCCGACCACTTTTCCGTCTATCGCCACCCACACTTTAGTAGATTCGCTTTTCTCGTACTTTTTGAGCTCCTCGGGAAGTTCCAGTGACTCTTTCAGAAGAATCTGGGGACCTCCGACCGCTACGCTGTGCCCCTCCACCTTCGCTTTGGCCCCGATGCCGGGGAAAGCGGTGAAATCTGTCGCTTTAACAGGCTCAACCCCCTCGTTTGCGGCGTGCTTTACGATCGCCTTTGCAATGATATGCTCGGAGTTCTGCTCTATGGAGGCTGCATAGCGAAGCAGACTCTTCTCGTCATCCAGTGCTATGACATCACTTACCGAGAGTTTCCCTTCGGTGATGGTACCCGTCTTGTCGAAACATATCGCATCTATATCTTTGAGTGTCTCGAACGCCTCTCTGTTTCTAATCAGGATCCCGTTTCCGGCTGCAATCGAAGTCGATATGGCGACTACCAGCGGAACAGCCAGACCAAGTGCATGGGGACAGGCGATGATAAGCACCGTTACGCTTCTAAGAACCGCATCCATAGGTGAAGCTATAGCAGCCCATACGGCGAATGTTACGGCACCGACAGCTGTGGCTGCGTAGAAGAGCCACGCCGCCGCACGGTTGGCCAGATCCTGTGTTTTGGAGCGGCTCTGCTGCGCCTCTTTTACAAGCTCAATGACCTGTGAAAGATAGCTCTCTTGGCCGCTTTTGGTTATTTTTATGCGGAGTGCCCCGTCGATATTGGTGCTTCCCATGAAGACGTCGCTGCCCGGTTTTTTGTAGACAGGCTTGGATTCACCCGTCAAAAAGGCTTCGTCGGTCATGCTTTCGCCCTCTTCGACTTTGCCGTCTGCAGGAACCTTTTCACCCGGACGCACCAGGATGATATCCCCCTTTTGCAGCTCGTCGACACCGACCTCTTCAAGCCCTCCGTCCGGTTTCACTCTCATTGCGGTTTTGGGCATCATTTTTACAAGCTCTTCGAGCGCATCGGCGGCGCCCAGAACGCTTTTCGCCTCTATGTAGTGGCCTATGAGCATGATATCTATCAGGGTTGCCAGTTCCCAGAAGAACTCTTTGCCTCCGGGCATTACGAGTGTCATAGCCGAGTAGAAGTAGGCTACGCTTATGGCCATCGAGATCAGTGTCATCATGCCCGGTTTGCGTGATTTTATCTCCTCTACCATCATGGTAAGGAACGGTTTGCCGCCGTAGAGGTAGATGAATGTCGCAAGAACGAATATTATCGCCTCACGGTATGGGATATCCAGAGTGAAGCCGAACCACTGCTGGATCATCGGCGAGAGAATCAGGATCGGTACGGTCACTATGGCCGAGACGATGAAGCGGCGCTTCATATCTTCCATATGGTGCATATGGCCAACGGTTGAGTGTTCATGCCCCTCATGTTCTTTGTGACCGTCTTGCTCATGATGCTTCGAATATTCCATCTGCTCTTGATTCGCAGAATGCTTTTTGTGTTGATGTTTCATCACTGCCCCTTTTGGGATATTTTAAAAGAGCAGTGTGCAATGTATGTGTAAACCCAAATCTCGAAATAGAGATAGAAGAATCCGTCACGACCGTTGCAGCCGTGCACTTCCGGGAAAAACTGTCGACGCACCTGACGGGTGCGCCTCAAGTTCTCCAGAAACCTCCTGACCGCAAGCATCGCAACGATTTCAAACTATTTCATATCGAGATTTTGGTAAATGGTATTACTTATTGAACACTCTTTTGAGCCTCTCCGGCGGCAGAGTGTTTATGACGTCCCCCTTCTCTATCCATCCCCGTCTGGCCTGGTTTATGCCGTACTGCATGAGATCGAGGCTCATCGTATCGTGTGCATCGGTCGCAATGGATATCTTTATTCCCTCCTCTTTTGCCGCCTTGGCATAGATGTCGTCTATATCGAGCCTTTCGGGCTGGGCGTTTATCTCCAAAACGACTCCTTCGTCCCTGCACGCTTTGAAAATTTCCGACATATCGAGTTCATACGCGTTTCTGTGGCCTATAATTCTGCCTGTCGGGTGGGCAAATATATTGAAGTGGGGGTTTTTCATCGCTTTGATTACACGGAGTGTCTGCTCCTTTTTCGAGAGGTTGAACTTGTAGTGTACAGCTCCCAATACA
It encodes the following:
- a CDS encoding lead, cadmium, zinc and mercury transporting ATPase, giving the protein MEYSKHHEQDGHKEHEGHEHSTVGHMHHMEDMKRRFIVSAIVTVPILILSPMIQQWFGFTLDIPYREAIIFVLATFIYLYGGKPFLTMMVEEIKSRKPGMMTLISMAISVAYFYSAMTLVMPGGKEFFWELATLIDIMLIGHYIEAKSVLGAADALEELVKMMPKTAMRVKPDGGLEEVGVDELQKGDIILVRPGEKVPADGKVEEGESMTDEAFLTGESKPVYKKPGSDVFMGSTNIDGALRIKITKSGQESYLSQVIELVKEAQQSRSKTQDLANRAAAWLFYAATAVGAVTFAVWAAIASPMDAVLRSVTVLIIACPHALGLAVPLVVAISTSIAAGNGILIRNREAFETLKDIDAICFDKTGTITEGKLSVSDVIALDDEKSLLRYAASIEQNSEHIIAKAIVKHAANEGVEPVKATDFTAFPGIGAKAKVEGHSVAVGGPQILLKESLELPEELKKYEKSESTKVWVAIDGKVVGVILLKDTIRETSVEAVKTLKALGIETWMLTGDNEAVAKDVAEKSGLDHYKADLLPDEKLKLIKEIRENGKTVAMVGDGINDAPSLLTADIGIAVGAGTDIAIESADIILTKSDLYSVVPAIKLSRATYRKMVQNLWWASGYNIVAIPLAAGVMAPWGIIIDPAVGAVLMSVSTVVVALNAQLLKRARTD
- a CDS encoding diguanylate cyclase/phosphodiesterase (GGDEF & EAL domains) with PAS/PAC sensor; this translates as MSKEKLVTIRRRMLNTIGIFLVISLVLELLVGFYLKRQALTELAIEDARHSSELVFENLYTKMQEGWSKEDIRKILERLNTIRPGMKIATYRSGAVEELYGRIPEDYEKVKSDPLIREALQGHEIIRIDKDNAIRYLYPIRVEQRCLQCHLNAKAGDINGVIDIRMPAQQIIVSLDQMIFYFILTLALFLLLFFAFFYWVFDSRLVVPLTQLSTEISEIKEDSELHKKIHIESDCKELKMLERSFNTLMSRIRFYYDKLLASLFIDPLTKLGNIYRLKQDLDEKKPASMLLLNIDRFKELNDYYGFELGDKVLRDIAENLKKIVPANTKLYRIGGSEFAIVGYERCDPEKIEEIMSELHRITFESKELEGLRITVTGGVVENQTERLIEKASVALSAAKKRKKAYEYYRNATGLEAEYKRHIRWMKEIEDAIEDSRIVPYFQPIVKVGDPKIRKYEVLVRLIDKNGNTHVPDEFLEVAQNSRLYANITRTMIKEAFAYFKECKCSFSLNLSMNDIKDALCRDHIYKALRDYPSPERVTFEILESEEISDFVLINEFIENVHRFGAKIAIDDFGSGYSNFHYLLKMKVDYYKIDASLIKYLVTDEDSKMLVESIVHFAKKLGIETIAEYVENEEIAKMCKDLGIDYLQGYYIGKPGPTISECHR